The genomic DNA CCGTTGAATCCATGTTTGGAGTTCTTGTCTGTAGAGTAACGTTTTTGCATGAACCATAAGCTGCTCCTGGCTGCAAACAACATCAAGAACCAAAATTCAGGTAGCCGTTTCAGATTGTTTATACTTGAACGATATGATTTCATATCCATAAGTACCGTTATCGAAAGTAGATAAGCTATATTACCTGGCAAGCAGCAAGAGTTTGACAGCCGCAAAGTACCGGTCCATTCATTCTATCTAGAACTTCAAAAACGCCGCCTCCATCACTTCTCTGCAATATTAAGGTTTTGTTAGCAAGATCTCgcaaaaaaaactgtcatatttttagttttatgattgATTCAATACCATGTAGAAGTTAACAGCAAGGAAGTTTGGCATTCTATTCCCTCCTGACTTAAGACAAGTCCCAACCATCTCAGCAAGTGGAGCTGAGTGTTCCTTGCAAGCGTCTTTCTCAACCGGATATGTCGGGAAGTAATTCATTAAGAAAAGCGATGAACTTTTTGAGTTTAAAGGTTTTGACTCTTTTCTGTTAGGACAAGAACCTCGCTTCACCCCGGGATCCCCAGCTTTAACACAATGATAAGATAAGGTTATTCTCACAGAAAATTCTGATATCAAAGACTTAAAAGACTTTTTGTAATACTCACACTCATTTTCAACTATGTATCTCCACTGATACGCaacgccttcttcttcttctttggcagCAACAGAAGTGAAAACCAGGAGCCTATGATTCTCTTGCACCATATCAGTCACAGTAGGCCAATCTTCTCCCTTTTTTGGCATTTTCGAAACAGGAAACCAGTACTTGTCCAAACCAGCGTTAGCAAACAGAGTTGATAAGCCTTTAGGTCTATGCACATAATCCTCAATTATGATCGTGATAATCTCTGTTGGGTTTTGACTCAGAAATGTCTCAACTTCCCTCAGTGTGTTAATTGCAGGTTgctaattcaaaaaaaaaagaaaccaaagttCACATTTTCCATCCTACCgggtttcaactttcaaatcCAAACATGTTATTTAGTTAAGCTGAAGAAAAATCTTACAAAAGCCGTGACATTGAAACATTGGCCTCGAAGCGAATGGCAAAGCCAGATATCGTCGTTGAAGTCATACATATCCAACATTAGCCCTCTAACTCCATTCtagagaacaaataaaaaacatattcaagagTTTAACCCAAGAAAGAGGAATCATCCAAAATAAGAGGAGTTGGTAATAAGGACATTACTTGGAGCTGATTAGTAATAGTATCTTCTTGATTGTAAAATGTAATCCTATCAACACCTGGCAAAGGCGGTGCATTTGCATTGCTAAAGGCATTATGAGTCATCAACCATGTATACTTGTTAAAAGGCAATCCATTTATCTACAAAAAGAACACACACAAATTTCATCACCACATAGAGTTTAAACAAATCTTCAACAAAACCCATattcaaagttcaaaacttttTGATACAACCAAATGATCTACACTATCTTCAGCAAACTCCATGTTCAAAGTTCAAAGCTTTTGATACAACCACATGATCAACATTATCTTGATACaaccaaataaaaactttaGCAGAATCCATCTTCAAAGTTTAATTCTTTTGATACAACCAAATGATCTATACACTATCTTATATGATATAACCTATTTTCAGATTGGAAAATATAGAGAAACCTAATTAAAATCTTACAATGGAAGTTGGAATTGTGGCTTGGCCTCTTGTGCAGACGGGTTTAGTGCTCCCAACGGCAGGACAGTCTCCACAATACAAACCTGAGGCACAATCAGTGGCTGAGGAGCATGAATCCAACATCTGAGAAAgacacacacaaataaaaagcaaaatccCAAAAGATTTAGACACCAATTTGATAGCAGCCATAAACCAGAGAATAGGAATAATAAGCAAAGAGAATCAAACGAACCTGGCAATTTCCATTAGAGCAAGCtgaggaaaaagagaagaagaaaaaggacaaGGAAAAAAGAGAGACTGTTACGGCTCTGCATAAGCCATTGATGCACGCCGACATCGCTCCTTAGCTTatgcagagaaagagagagagagagagagagagagagaaatctgAATGATGTTTCGATCtactgttgttgttggttgCTTGAGTGGGTTTTTCTAAGACAAGACAAAAGAGATGTTTAGGTACTAAAACCCGGGCAGGGCTTCATCGATTTGGTTAATCCttagaaaacagaggaacaaaagaaaaagattaagcTTTGtgtattctttcttttcttagacAAAGGTTGAATCTTTTTCCCACCTCCCAAAAGAGAAACGATTAGTAAAGGAGCTAACCCACTTCATAAGTAAGAAAGTAGCTTAATTTAGAGCGACAATACatttgttttaacattttataataaaCAAACAGCAATACAGTTTCTAGTTGTGTACACCAAACATACGTACGCGGTGACTATTTTGTCAACACCTACTTGAATTTTGTGGAAACAATGTGTTTTTGGAAGAGTTTGTCAAAATTAGCAATGATGATTTTATCATATCAACATTTGTTTTACTGTATGTGATAATAATGTCTATAattgctaatatttttttacccaacatttttattattgatatcATTTTTGCTAACGTTACGGTGGTCACATGCGTGGGGACACTCTTGTCTTGTTGCTtgtctctttgcttctttcaaGGAAAATaatgtcattattttcatatgatCGCACAAAAGTTACTGCAacatctcactctctctctcgctcgctgGAAATAACACAATAATAATGTCTAGATCACCATGcctatttcatttacaaattcaTCAACAGAGACATACGACACTAGTGATTTCCATATCCAATCTTTTAGTTAATCAACcactctaaaaaaataatacgtGATTTGAAAGAGTAAAAGTTACCGCCATATTAAACTGATATTACTACAAAATGACGATGTACCATACTCGGCTTGCTTCCAGCTTATTCAACGACGTCGTGTAACGAAGTCTCTCATTCGCAGCCTTACGCTATAATGTCAGGCCCATTAACGTATTTACTTACTAGCTTCTGTTAGTTGGGcccaaattttctcttttaaagcCCCAATACCCAAGTAATGGAATCATAGAAAAAACAACTTGCGTTTCTCGCTCCTGTATTGAAAAGCCTTCTTCTAATGAAGTTTGAAAGCAGAAATATACAAAAGAGACAAGACACTTTTACatttgttcataaaaaaaaaagacaagacacTTTTACATTTACTATTTTTGACTATAAATGATAGTTTTTCATTGATagtaaatgtaatatataaatatcgtcttttaaaaaatacaactatgatttttttttttttttttgtcaacaaatacaACTATGATTGTAAGaaagttatatttataaatgcagatttaaaataaatcttcCGAATCTAGcaaagttttagttttgattagCTGTCGAAATTTAGTGTTGAATTGCTTAACATTTGTGGACTCAAAACTAGACAACAATTGTAAATCATGGTCTTTTTTCCCCTTAATTAGATTTGTTAAAGACCTTTTTTTATCCTTAAGTAGCCAAAAAATCCTTGTCCCAAAAAATGAAAGTTATGTGCattatttatggtttataactttatttggTATTAGATATTTTTCCTTTAACTGAGATAcaattgatatattttgtgGTGATAAACGTCTTGTTTTCTGTATTagtttatcaacaaaaaaaatccaatcctGACCACTCAAGTAATTTGCATTTTGAAGACAAGAGTTCACGGTGAAACTTAGGTTAACTACTAATCCTTATTTATACTGTATAAGTTGATTTAGCACCTCTCGTCTCTCaggtagtattttttttttcttcaaaagtatgGATCAAGACGGAGACAATTCTCGGATTCCCGATGATGATGCTGACAGTTCTTTTAGCTACCAAAGGCTTTTGTTTGAAGACGACTGGCAACTATGGGACACTTACCCTACTGTCGTTGACGCTACTGCCACATCACCATATCCAACGGCTGAGATGAGCTACCAAAGGCTTTTGTTTGAAGACCAGTGGCAACTATGGGACACTTACCCTACTGTCGTTGACGCTAATGCCACATCACCATATCCAACGGCTGAGATGAACTATCATAACCGTACTGTTGACGCTACTGCCATATCACCAGATCCAACGGCTGAGATGAACCATGATAGCCTGACAGTAGAGTCCCCTCCTCGTCCAATCGTGGTAATTATCTATTTTATCAAATGGTTTCTTGTTTGAGAGGAGGAATAAAGCTTTTGGATATAATAGACTTATGGAAATTGTATAGGATCAACAATCCATCAGCCAGTGGCTCCAGTCATCATCGAGCAGTGAGCAATCTGAAACAGCATCGCAAGAATATTATGTAGATGTATCCTCTCCTCAACTCATCCTCGCGTCCGAGGTATTGTATATTATATCTTAGcattaaaatatatgtagagCTTATGAAATAGTAGTATTCGGGGAATTAAGATGGGAAACTATTTCCACACCACTTAAAATGGAGAaagaattatttgttttcttttcatagATATTTCGTGGAATTTACGTTACCATTTCGCGcgtctttttgtttgattttaaaatttcgtACTTGCGTGGGAAAATATTAGATATTGCTATTACGATAAATCTAACTTTCTTAATGAATCTACATATGATAGATTTTTGTTAGATCAAGTATTGAGTTACTAGCTATGtaataaatgtaaaaactttcacCACATTATTAGTTGTGAAACTTGTATCTTTGAAGTTAGAACCTTACAaatttgtgacttgtgagagaTAACATTGAACGTTAAATAATGCTTCCAAGTATTGATAAATTAGTCGGATgcatttgtattttaattttccaAAGGATTGCATTTATGTAAGAGACTAGAAGGACTCCCGTTAATAAGATTATATGTTCCATTTCTTGAATAAAGAGTTGTATGTAAGGAGTTGTAGAGTTTGTATACGGAAAAGTTTactaatgattttttatttattttaggaacaATTGATGAATGTCACCGAACATGTAGGAGAAGAAGTCAACACTGGGTTAACCGTTGAAGTCATTGATGAGAACCTAAGAAGAAGGCCATATGAAAACAGCAATGATGAAACGGAGCCATGTGTGATCTGTCAGCACAAGTTGAAGAACGGTGAAGAAGCTGCGAAACTGGAATGTGAGCATGACTTTCACTTCGAGTGCATCAAGAGCTGGCTAATGGTCAAGAACAAGTGTCCCCTTTGCAACCAGAAAgttgtttaaatgttttatgAGGGTAGAAACATGTCAAGATTGGATTTTTAACTTGATTTCAGACTAccattgcttttgcttttatttcCATTATCTTCCCTTCGGATGCTAATGAATAAGGAACATATGATCTTATTTGCAAGTTGAATGCcttttttttatgaagtaaaaGATTATTTGCATCCAAACTCAACTCTTTTATGTGGTAACcaattatattatcaaaatttcaataattttttttttcttaaacctGAGGGACAAGGAC from Camelina sativa cultivar DH55 chromosome 2, Cs, whole genome shotgun sequence includes the following:
- the LOC104745024 gene encoding PI-PLC X domain-containing protein At5g67130 gives rise to the protein MSACINGLCRAVTVSLFSLSFFFFSFSSACSNGNCQMLDSCSSATDCASGLYCGDCPAVGSTKPVCTRGQATIPTSIINGLPFNKYTWLMTHNAFSNANAPPLPGVDRITFYNQEDTITNQLQNGVRGLMLDMYDFNDDIWLCHSLRGQCFNVTAFQPAINTLREVETFLSQNPTEIITIIIEDYVHRPKGLSTLFANAGLDKYWFPVSKMPKKGEDWPTVTDMVQENHRLLVFTSVAAKEEEEGVAYQWRYIVENESGDPGVKRGSCPNRKESKPLNSKSSSLFLMNYFPTYPVEKDACKEHSAPLAEMVGTCLKSGGNRMPNFLAVNFYMRSDGGGVFEVLDRMNGPVLCGCQTLAACQPGAAYGSCKNVTLQTRTPNMDSTAGSNSGASYTGSVQFSKSLASAVYQRNTIVVFCFSWLLPLLMFLL